A genome region from Macaca nemestrina isolate mMacNem1 chromosome 20, mMacNem.hap1, whole genome shotgun sequence includes the following:
- the ODAD3 gene encoding outer dynein arm-docking complex subunit 3 isoform X1, translating into MTSPLCRAASANALPPQDQVSTPSSKVKGREASGKPSHLRGKGAAQAWPPGRSRGGSFHRDAGKPSVHAQVAELHKKIQLLEGDRKAFFESSQWNIKKNQETISQLREETKALELKLLDLLKGDEKVVQAVIHEWKWEKPYLKNRTGQQALEHLDHRLREKVKQQNALRYQVVLRKRRLEELQLQHSLRLLEMAEAQDSHTEVAKTMRNLENRLEKARMKAQEAEHITSVYLQLKAYLMDESLNLENRLDSMEAEVVRTKHELEALHLVNQEALNARDIAKNQLQYLEETLVRERKKRERYISECKKRAEEKKLENERMERKTHREHLLLQSEDTTQDSLHAKEEELRQRWSMYQMEVIFGKVKDATGTAETHSLVRRFVAQGDTFAQLETLKSENEQTLVRLKQEKQQLQRELEDLKYSGEATLVSQQKLQAEAQERLKKEEQRHAEAQDQLERALRAMQVAKDSLEHLASKLVHITVEDGRFVGKELDPQADNYLPSLLGLVEEKLLKLQAQLGSHDVQEMLRHIADREFLASLEGRLPEYNTRITLPLATPKDKFFDEESEEEDNQVVTRASLKIRSQKLIESYKKHRRSRRS; encoded by the exons ATGACATCTCCCCTGTGCAGGGCGGCCTCCGCCAACGCCCTGCCTCCTCAGGACCAGGTTTCGACGCCCTCTTCCAAGGTCAAGGGCAGGGAGGCTTCGGGCAAACCCAGCCACCTCCGAGGCAAGGGAGCAGCCCAGGCCTGGCCCCCCGGCCGTtccaggggaggatccttccACAGAGATGCCGGGAAGCCCTCTGTGCACGCTCAGGTGGCTGAGTTACATAAAAAGATACAACTGTTAG AGGGTGACCGGAAGGCTTTTTTTGAGAGCTCTCAGTGGAACATTAAGAAGAACCAGGAGACCATCAGTCAGCTCCGCGAGGAGACTAAGGCACTGGAACTAAAGCTGCTGGACCTGCTCAAG GGAGATGAGAAAGTTGTCCAGGCAGTGATTCACGAATGGAAGTGGGAGAAGCCATACCTGAAGAACAGGACAGGCCAG CAGGCCCTGGAGCACCTAGACCACCGGCTGAGGGAGAAGGTGAAGCAGCAGAACGCCCTGCGTTACCAGGTGGTGTTGCGGAAGAGGCGGCTGGAGGAGCTCCAGCTGCAGCACAGCCTGCGCCTTCTGGAGATGGCGGAGGCGCAAGACAGCCACACGGAGGTGGCCAAG ACCATGCGGAACCTGGAGAACCGCCTGGAGAAGGCCCGGATGAAGGCGCAGGAGGCCGAGCACATTACCAGCGTGTACCTGCAGCTCAAGGCCTATCTAATG GACGAGAGTCTTAACTTGGAGAACCGGCTGGACTccatggaggctgaggtggtgagGACCAAACATGAACTGGAAGCACTGCACTTGGTGAACCAAGAGGCCCTCAATGCTCGGGACATTGCCAAG AACCAGCTGCAGTACCTGGAGGAGACCTTGGTTCGAGAGCGCAAGAAGCGAGAACGCTACATAAGTGAGTGCAAGAAGCGTGCCGAGGAGAAGAAACTGGAGAACGAGCGCATGGAGCGCAAG ACGCACCGTGAGCACCTACTGCTACAGTCTGAGGACACCACCCAGGACAGCCTGCATGCCAAGGAGGAGGAGCTGCGGCAGCGCTGGAGCATGTACCAGATGGAGGTGATCTTTGGCAAGGTCAAGGACGCCACTGGCACTGCCGAGACGCAC TCGTTGGTGCGGCGGTTCGTGGCCCAGGGCGACACCTTCGCGCAGTTGGAGACGCTCAAGAGCGAGAACGAGCAGACGTtggtgaggctgaagcaggagaagcaACAACTTCAGCGGGAGCTGGAAGACCTCAAGTACTCAGGGGAGGCCACGCTGGTGAG CCAGCAGAAACTGCAAGCCGAGGCGCAGGAGCGTCTCAAGAAGGAGGAGCAGCGGCATGCCGAGGCCCAGGACCAGCTGGAGCGCGCCTTGCGAGCGATGCAAGTGGCCAAGGACAGCCTAGAGCACCTGGCCAGCAAGCTGGTCCACATCACTGTG GAGGACGGCCGCTTCGTGGGGAAGGAGCTGGATCCCCAGGCAGATAACTATCTGCCAAGCCTGCTGGGCCTCGTGGAGGAAAAGCTGCTGAAATTGCAGGCGCAGCTCGGGAGCCACGACGTGCAAGAGATGCTGCGCCACATCGCTGACCGCGAG TTCCTCGCCAGCTTAGAGGGAAGGCTGCCCGAATACAACACCCGCATCACGCTGCCCCTTGCCACTCCCAAGGACAAGTTTTTTG ATGAAGAGAGTGAGGAGGAGGACAACCAGGTAGTGACCCGCGCATCGCTAAAGATCCGTTCCCAGAAATTAATCGAAAGCTACAAGAAGCACCGTCGCTCTCGGAGGTCCTAG
- the ODAD3 gene encoding outer dynein arm-docking complex subunit 3 isoform X2 codes for MHPPVAPCRKLRCPPTHSFTPTRGRSKEGDRKAFFESSQWNIKKNQETISQLREETKALELKLLDLLKGDEKVVQAVIHEWKWEKPYLKNRTGQQALEHLDHRLREKVKQQNALRYQVVLRKRRLEELQLQHSLRLLEMAEAQDSHTEVAKTMRNLENRLEKARMKAQEAEHITSVYLQLKAYLMDESLNLENRLDSMEAEVVRTKHELEALHLVNQEALNARDIAKNQLQYLEETLVRERKKRERYISECKKRAEEKKLENERMERKTHREHLLLQSEDTTQDSLHAKEEELRQRWSMYQMEVIFGKVKDATGTAETHSLVRRFVAQGDTFAQLETLKSENEQTLVRLKQEKQQLQRELEDLKYSGEATLVSQQKLQAEAQERLKKEEQRHAEAQDQLERALRAMQVAKDSLEHLASKLVHITVEDGRFVGKELDPQADNYLPSLLGLVEEKLLKLQAQLGSHDVQEMLRHIADREFLASLEGRLPEYNTRITLPLATPKDKFFDEESEEEDNQVVTRASLKIRSQKLIESYKKHRRSRRS; via the exons ATGCACCCTCCGGTTGCCCCCTGCAGGAAACTGAGGTGCCCTCCCACCCACTCGTTCACACCTACACGGGGCCGGAGCAAAG AGGGTGACCGGAAGGCTTTTTTTGAGAGCTCTCAGTGGAACATTAAGAAGAACCAGGAGACCATCAGTCAGCTCCGCGAGGAGACTAAGGCACTGGAACTAAAGCTGCTGGACCTGCTCAAG GGAGATGAGAAAGTTGTCCAGGCAGTGATTCACGAATGGAAGTGGGAGAAGCCATACCTGAAGAACAGGACAGGCCAG CAGGCCCTGGAGCACCTAGACCACCGGCTGAGGGAGAAGGTGAAGCAGCAGAACGCCCTGCGTTACCAGGTGGTGTTGCGGAAGAGGCGGCTGGAGGAGCTCCAGCTGCAGCACAGCCTGCGCCTTCTGGAGATGGCGGAGGCGCAAGACAGCCACACGGAGGTGGCCAAG ACCATGCGGAACCTGGAGAACCGCCTGGAGAAGGCCCGGATGAAGGCGCAGGAGGCCGAGCACATTACCAGCGTGTACCTGCAGCTCAAGGCCTATCTAATG GACGAGAGTCTTAACTTGGAGAACCGGCTGGACTccatggaggctgaggtggtgagGACCAAACATGAACTGGAAGCACTGCACTTGGTGAACCAAGAGGCCCTCAATGCTCGGGACATTGCCAAG AACCAGCTGCAGTACCTGGAGGAGACCTTGGTTCGAGAGCGCAAGAAGCGAGAACGCTACATAAGTGAGTGCAAGAAGCGTGCCGAGGAGAAGAAACTGGAGAACGAGCGCATGGAGCGCAAG ACGCACCGTGAGCACCTACTGCTACAGTCTGAGGACACCACCCAGGACAGCCTGCATGCCAAGGAGGAGGAGCTGCGGCAGCGCTGGAGCATGTACCAGATGGAGGTGATCTTTGGCAAGGTCAAGGACGCCACTGGCACTGCCGAGACGCAC TCGTTGGTGCGGCGGTTCGTGGCCCAGGGCGACACCTTCGCGCAGTTGGAGACGCTCAAGAGCGAGAACGAGCAGACGTtggtgaggctgaagcaggagaagcaACAACTTCAGCGGGAGCTGGAAGACCTCAAGTACTCAGGGGAGGCCACGCTGGTGAG CCAGCAGAAACTGCAAGCCGAGGCGCAGGAGCGTCTCAAGAAGGAGGAGCAGCGGCATGCCGAGGCCCAGGACCAGCTGGAGCGCGCCTTGCGAGCGATGCAAGTGGCCAAGGACAGCCTAGAGCACCTGGCCAGCAAGCTGGTCCACATCACTGTG GAGGACGGCCGCTTCGTGGGGAAGGAGCTGGATCCCCAGGCAGATAACTATCTGCCAAGCCTGCTGGGCCTCGTGGAGGAAAAGCTGCTGAAATTGCAGGCGCAGCTCGGGAGCCACGACGTGCAAGAGATGCTGCGCCACATCGCTGACCGCGAG TTCCTCGCCAGCTTAGAGGGAAGGCTGCCCGAATACAACACCCGCATCACGCTGCCCCTTGCCACTCCCAAGGACAAGTTTTTTG ATGAAGAGAGTGAGGAGGAGGACAACCAGGTAGTGACCCGCGCATCGCTAAAGATCCGTTCCCAGAAATTAATCGAAAGCTACAAGAAGCACCGTCGCTCTCGGAGGTCCTAG